Proteins found in one Streptomyces sp. NBC_00461 genomic segment:
- a CDS encoding SsgA family sporulation/cell division regulator, which yields MHYTVVERELELRLILSPERSVPVPARLSYRTDDPYAVHVTFHTNSENPVYWTFSRDLLVEGVFRPCGTGDVRVWPSKSEGRSVVLMALSSPDGDALLEAPAAQVSAWLERTLRVVPPGTEGEQLGIDDALHQLLAQ from the coding sequence ATGCACTACACCGTGGTGGAACGAGAACTGGAACTCAGGCTGATCCTGTCGCCGGAACGCAGCGTCCCGGTCCCGGCCCGGCTGAGCTACCGCACCGACGACCCGTACGCCGTCCACGTCACCTTCCACACCAACTCCGAGAACCCCGTGTACTGGACGTTCTCCCGCGATCTGCTGGTGGAGGGGGTGTTCCGGCCGTGCGGGACCGGGGACGTACGGGTGTGGCCGAGCAAGTCGGAGGGGCGCAGCGTCGTCCTGATGGCGCTGAGTTCACCCGACGGTGACGCCCTGCTGGAGGCACCGGCCGCCCAGGTGTCCGCCTGGCTGGAGCGGACGCTGCGGGTGGTGCCCCCGGGGACTGAGGGCGAGCAGCTGGGGATCGACGACGCGCTCCACCAGCTGCTCGCCCAGTGA
- a CDS encoding RDD family protein: MSTEPPPGSGRPPEDDPFRKQPPPGQGSGSPYDAPGGGQQPPPYGGAPHGGGDPYGGAPHGGGSYPTDPLAGMPPLAMSGRRTLARIIDMILVGIVVWLITWPLDVHEYSVNGNHIEYGKGFTQSLVAAVLYIGYDTIMMSKSGQTLGKKWLNMRVANLDNGSTPSVQTNLARAAVLWIPFAFCCACIWTAISGGWSYFDRPYKQGLHDKAAKTVVVSTS, encoded by the coding sequence ATGAGCACCGAACCGCCCCCCGGTTCCGGCCGGCCGCCGGAAGACGACCCGTTCAGGAAGCAGCCCCCGCCTGGCCAGGGGTCGGGCTCACCGTACGACGCCCCCGGAGGCGGTCAGCAGCCGCCGCCCTACGGCGGCGCTCCTCACGGCGGCGGTGACCCCTACGGTGGCGCTCCCCACGGCGGCGGCTCGTACCCCACCGATCCGCTCGCCGGCATGCCTCCGCTCGCGATGAGCGGCCGGCGCACGCTGGCCCGGATCATCGACATGATCCTGGTGGGCATCGTCGTCTGGCTGATCACCTGGCCGCTCGATGTGCACGAGTACAGCGTGAACGGCAACCACATCGAGTACGGGAAGGGGTTCACGCAGTCGCTCGTCGCCGCCGTGCTCTACATCGGCTACGACACGATCATGATGAGCAAGTCGGGGCAGACGCTCGGCAAGAAGTGGCTGAACATGCGCGTGGCCAATCTCGACAACGGCTCCACCCCCTCCGTGCAGACCAACCTGGCCCGCGCGGCGGTGCTGTGGATCCCGTTCGCGTTCTGCTGCGCGTGCATCTGGACCGCGATCTCGGGCGGCTGGAGCTACTTCGACCGGCCCTACAAGCAGGGCCTGCACGACAAGGCCGCCAAGACGGTCGTCGTCAGCACCAGTTGA
- a CDS encoding immune inhibitor A domain-containing protein, with amino-acid sequence MTLRPWTFRATAVGVALAAATATFSTFAVAQAADPAKSATIDRHDPAAIESTQKHDLDGPLSKTQEAQRQEALNQVISGKAQVKDRHGSRVVQLKSKKGDSKYVELGREKTDKIFTILVEFGDKTDPAYGGTAGPAHNQIAKPDRKKDNSTAWQADYNQKHFQDLYFGTGKNTESMKKFYEKQSSGRYSVDGAVADWVKVPYNEARYGNNACGSTNCPSVWNVVSDGVTAWVAGQKAAGRSDADIKTELAKFDQWDRYDYDGDGNFNEPDGYIDHFQIVHAGEDESAGGGAQGKDAIWAHRWYAFGTDAGATGPTGNKLGGAQIGDTGIWVGDYTIQPENGGLGVFAHEYGHDLGLPDHYDTTGGGDNSTGFWTLMSSGSWLGRGKDAIGDLPGGFSAWDKLQLGWLNYGTAKAGTKSKLTLGVSAYNTKNKQALVVSLPDKAVTTEVVNPAQGATQWWSGSGNDLKNTLTRSVDLTGKSAATLTLDGYYDIEANYDYLYAEVSTDGGANWTALDGTVDGQAIPRDGSDKPALTGTVDGYKKLSYSLDSYAGKKIGLRFRYQTDSGVAQKGFAADEITVTADGTALFSDNAEAADAAWTAAGFSRIGASFTKDYKQYYLAENRQYVSYDNTLKVGPYNFGFSTTRPGWVEHYPYQNGLLIWKWDTSQQDNNTSQHPGAGLVLPIDSHPAALKWSDGTLMRGRIQSYDSPFSLYGTDGMTLHNADVATRIKSSKGVPVFNDHTSTYYDESDPLAGVRVTDTNTKIKIVREAKDGSTIKVEVGPAAK; translated from the coding sequence GTGACCCTTAGACCCTGGACGTTCAGAGCGACCGCGGTCGGTGTCGCGCTCGCGGCGGCCACCGCCACGTTCTCGACGTTCGCCGTGGCCCAGGCCGCAGACCCGGCCAAGTCCGCCACCATCGACCGCCACGACCCGGCGGCGATCGAGAGCACGCAGAAGCACGACCTCGACGGTCCGCTCTCCAAGACCCAGGAGGCCCAGCGCCAGGAGGCCCTGAACCAGGTCATATCAGGCAAGGCCCAGGTCAAGGACCGTCACGGTTCGCGGGTCGTCCAGCTCAAGAGCAAAAAGGGCGACAGCAAGTACGTGGAGCTGGGCCGGGAGAAGACCGACAAGATCTTCACGATCCTGGTCGAGTTCGGCGACAAGACGGACCCCGCCTACGGTGGCACGGCCGGCCCCGCGCACAACCAGATAGCCAAGCCTGACCGCAAGAAGGACAACTCGACGGCCTGGCAGGCGGACTACAACCAGAAGCACTTCCAGGACCTCTACTTCGGCACCGGCAAGAACACCGAGTCGATGAAGAAGTTCTACGAGAAGCAGTCCTCGGGCCGCTACTCGGTGGACGGCGCGGTCGCCGACTGGGTCAAGGTCCCCTACAACGAGGCCCGTTACGGAAACAACGCCTGCGGCTCCACCAACTGCCCGAGCGTGTGGAACGTCGTCAGCGACGGCGTCACCGCCTGGGTCGCCGGGCAGAAGGCGGCCGGCAGGTCCGACGCCGACATCAAGACGGAGCTGGCGAAGTTCGACCAGTGGGACCGCTACGACTACGACGGCGACGGCAACTTCAACGAGCCCGACGGCTACATCGACCACTTCCAGATCGTGCACGCCGGTGAGGACGAGTCCGCGGGCGGCGGCGCCCAGGGCAAGGACGCGATCTGGGCGCACCGCTGGTACGCGTTCGGCACCGACGCGGGTGCCACCGGCCCGACGGGCAACAAGCTGGGCGGCGCGCAGATCGGCGACACCGGCATCTGGGTCGGCGACTACACCATCCAGCCGGAGAACGGCGGACTCGGCGTCTTCGCCCACGAGTACGGCCACGACCTGGGCCTGCCGGACCACTACGACACGACCGGCGGCGGCGACAACTCCACCGGTTTCTGGACGCTGATGTCCTCCGGCTCGTGGCTCGGCCGGGGCAAGGACGCCATCGGCGATCTGCCCGGCGGCTTCAGCGCCTGGGACAAGCTGCAGCTGGGCTGGCTGAACTACGGCACGGCGAAGGCCGGGACGAAGTCGAAGCTCACGCTGGGCGTCTCCGCCTACAACACCAAGAACAAGCAGGCCCTGGTGGTTTCGCTGCCCGACAAGGCGGTCACCACCGAGGTCGTCAACCCGGCGCAGGGCGCGACCCAGTGGTGGAGCGGCAGCGGCAACGACCTGAAGAACACCCTGACCCGGTCGGTCGACCTCACCGGCAAGTCGGCGGCGACGCTGACCCTCGACGGCTACTACGACATCGAGGCCAACTACGACTACCTCTACGCCGAGGTGTCGACCGACGGCGGCGCCAACTGGACCGCGCTCGACGGCACGGTGGACGGCCAGGCCATCCCGCGCGACGGCAGCGACAAGCCCGCGCTGACGGGCACGGTCGACGGCTACAAGAAGCTGTCGTACTCGCTCGACTCCTACGCGGGCAAGAAGATCGGCCTGCGCTTCCGCTACCAGACCGACAGCGGTGTGGCCCAGAAGGGCTTCGCGGCCGACGAGATCACGGTGACCGCGGACGGCACGGCGCTCTTCTCCGACAACGCCGAGGCCGCCGACGCCGCGTGGACCGCCGCCGGCTTCTCCCGCATCGGCGCGTCCTTCACCAAGGACTACAAGCAGTACTACCTCGCCGAGAACCGCCAGTACGTGTCGTACGACAACACCCTCAAGGTCGGCCCGTACAACTTCGGCTTCTCGACGACCCGTCCGGGCTGGGTGGAGCACTACCCGTACCAGAACGGCCTGTTGATCTGGAAGTGGGACACGTCGCAGCAGGACAACAACACCAGCCAGCACCCCGGTGCCGGCCTGGTCCTGCCGATCGACTCCCACCCGGCCGCGCTGAAGTGGTCCGACGGCACGCTGATGCGTGGCCGCATCCAGTCGTACGACTCGCCGTTCAGCCTGTACGGCACGGACGGCATGACGCTGCACAACGCGGACGTCGCGACCCGGATCAAGTCGTCGAAGGGTGTGCCGGTCTTCAACGACCACACGAGCACCTACTACGACGAGTCGGACCCGCTGGCAGGCGTCCGCGTCACTGACACCAACACCAAGATCAAGATCGTCCGGGAGGCCAAGGACGGCTCGACGATCAAGGTCGAGGTCGGCCCCGCGGCGAAGTAG
- a CDS encoding FAD-binding oxidoreductase: protein MIMSRIEARREDDTAVTSNLVDRLLGGLPAEAVLTDPDVTASYANDMASFCPAGAPAVVVLPRTVEEVQHVMRVATELHVPVVPQGARTGLSGGANTSEGCIALSLTKMDRILEINPVDRIAVVEPGVINATLSRAVGEHGLYYPPDPSSWEMCTIGGNIGTASGGLCCVKYGVTAEYVLGLEVVLADGRLMSTGRRTAKGVAGYDLTRLFVGSEGSLGIVVRAILALRPQPPQQLVLAAEFASGAAACDAVCRIMAGGHVPSLLELMDRTTVKAVNDLAHMGLPETTEALLLAAFDTPDPASDLAAVGALCEAAGATQVVPADDFAESELLLQARRLSLTALEAVSGTTMIDDVCVPRSRLGEMLEGTERIAEKYQLTIGVVAHAGDGNTHPTVCFDAADPDESRRARESFDEIMALGLELGGTITGEHGVGVLKKEWLAREIGPVGVEMQRAVKQVFDPLGILNPGKLF, encoded by the coding sequence GTGATCATGAGCCGTATCGAAGCGCGTCGCGAGGATGACACCGCAGTGACCAGTAACCTCGTCGACCGTCTGCTGGGCGGTCTGCCCGCCGAGGCCGTCCTGACCGACCCGGACGTCACGGCCTCGTACGCAAACGACATGGCGAGCTTCTGCCCGGCCGGTGCCCCGGCGGTGGTGGTGCTGCCGCGCACGGTCGAGGAAGTCCAGCACGTCATGCGCGTCGCCACCGAGCTGCATGTCCCGGTCGTCCCGCAGGGCGCCCGCACCGGCCTGTCCGGCGGCGCCAACACGTCGGAGGGCTGCATCGCGCTGTCCCTGACGAAGATGGACCGGATCCTTGAGATCAACCCCGTCGACCGCATCGCCGTGGTCGAACCCGGCGTCATCAACGCGACCCTCTCCCGCGCGGTCGGCGAGCACGGCCTGTACTACCCGCCGGACCCCTCCAGTTGGGAGATGTGCACGATCGGCGGCAACATCGGGACGGCCTCGGGCGGCCTGTGCTGCGTGAAGTACGGGGTCACCGCCGAGTACGTGCTCGGACTGGAGGTGGTACTGGCCGACGGCCGGCTCATGTCCACCGGCCGCCGTACGGCCAAGGGCGTCGCCGGGTACGACCTCACGCGCCTGTTCGTCGGCTCCGAGGGCTCACTCGGCATCGTCGTACGGGCGATCCTGGCCCTGAGGCCGCAGCCGCCGCAGCAGCTCGTGCTGGCGGCCGAGTTCGCGTCCGGCGCCGCCGCCTGCGACGCGGTGTGCCGGATCATGGCGGGCGGCCACGTGCCCTCGCTCCTGGAGCTGATGGACCGCACCACGGTGAAGGCGGTCAACGACCTGGCGCACATGGGACTCCCGGAGACCACGGAGGCCCTGCTCCTGGCGGCCTTCGACACCCCGGACCCCGCCTCGGACCTCGCCGCCGTCGGCGCGCTGTGCGAGGCGGCGGGCGCCACCCAGGTCGTCCCCGCCGACGACTTCGCCGAGTCCGAACTCCTGCTCCAGGCGCGGCGGTTGTCCCTCACCGCCCTCGAAGCCGTCAGCGGCACCACGATGATCGACGACGTGTGCGTGCCCCGTTCCAGGCTCGGCGAGATGCTCGAAGGCACCGAGCGGATCGCCGAGAAGTACCAGCTCACCATCGGGGTCGTCGCACACGCCGGCGACGGCAACACCCATCCGACGGTCTGCTTCGACGCCGCCGACCCCGACGAGTCCCGGCGCGCCCGAGAGTCCTTCGACGAGATCATGGCCCTCGGCCTGGAACTCGGCGGCACGATCACCGGCGAGCACGGCGTCGGGGTCCTGAAGAAGGAGTGGCTGGCGCGCGAGATCGGCCCGGTGGGGGTGGAGATGCAGCGGGCCGTCAAGCAGGTCTTCGACCCGCTGGGCATCCTGAACCCGGGCAAGCTGTTCTGA
- a CDS encoding RDD family protein → MSAPTPAPGDHRPREGYYPDPSIPGYVRYWNGASWVPGTSRPAPTDGVPLAPPSGSGPAPVEETGPHFFDEDPDPRPSPSDAQHGSRPEPASAWSADRSQQSGFGGDQDRRVSWGSPPAADPRLPADPPSQPAGQASRTDGTATIPPTHTGADDVVSGGTFVFRRPTNPGGADAAGAGGSAAAGTGTGTPGIPGPGGPVGDEGTMTFRALSPRTGGQGGAHTGDTDRPGFGAGKAAADRAAATQAPPPAAGPAPTPLSGPQQASGTVPPQSGGARPAAVGQSPVGQSPAGQSPGGQPPVSAPAPMAGGAGGGQPSWAQQVHRLAGADEDQPVVPWKPPVEDIFQAAARRQSEARPAGLGRRLAARLLDTVVLAGVTAVAAVPLGTKALDHVNEKIDAAKLSGETVTVWLLDGTTAVYLGVILAVLLVFGVLYEALPTARWGRTLGKKLLGLEVRDIQGHEPPSFGGALRRWLVYSVPGLLVVGVVGVAWCLFDRPWRQCWHDKAAGTFVAG, encoded by the coding sequence ATGAGCGCCCCAACCCCGGCCCCCGGTGACCACAGGCCCCGCGAAGGGTATTACCCGGACCCGTCCATTCCTGGATATGTCCGGTACTGGAACGGCGCGTCCTGGGTCCCGGGCACCAGCCGCCCGGCGCCGACGGACGGTGTGCCGCTCGCCCCGCCGTCCGGCTCCGGTCCGGCTCCGGTCGAGGAGACGGGACCGCACTTCTTCGACGAGGACCCCGACCCCCGGCCCTCTCCGTCCGACGCCCAGCACGGCAGCCGCCCCGAACCCGCGTCCGCCTGGAGCGCCGATCGCTCCCAGCAGTCCGGCTTCGGCGGCGACCAGGACCGCCGCGTGTCCTGGGGTTCCCCGCCGGCCGCGGACCCGCGCCTCCCCGCCGACCCGCCGTCCCAGCCGGCCGGCCAGGCGTCCCGCACGGACGGCACGGCGACGATCCCGCCCACCCACACGGGCGCGGACGACGTGGTCTCCGGCGGCACCTTCGTGTTCCGCAGGCCGACGAATCCCGGGGGAGCGGACGCGGCGGGCGCGGGCGGCTCCGCAGCTGCGGGCACCGGCACCGGCACTCCCGGCATCCCCGGCCCCGGTGGTCCCGTGGGTGACGAGGGGACCATGACGTTCCGCGCGCTCTCCCCGCGCACGGGCGGGCAGGGTGGGGCGCACACGGGGGACACGGACAGGCCCGGCTTCGGCGCGGGCAAGGCGGCCGCCGACCGTGCCGCCGCGACGCAGGCACCGCCCCCCGCCGCCGGCCCCGCGCCGACCCCGCTCTCGGGCCCCCAGCAGGCTTCCGGGACGGTCCCTCCGCAGAGCGGCGGCGCCCGGCCCGCCGCGGTCGGCCAGAGCCCCGTAGGCCAGAGCCCCGCAGGCCAGTCTCCCGGCGGGCAGCCGCCCGTCTCAGCCCCCGCCCCCATGGCCGGCGGCGCCGGCGGCGGTCAGCCCTCCTGGGCGCAGCAGGTGCACCGGCTCGCGGGCGCCGACGAGGACCAGCCCGTCGTCCCCTGGAAGCCGCCCGTCGAGGACATCTTCCAGGCGGCCGCCCGGCGTCAGTCCGAGGCTCGCCCCGCGGGACTCGGCAGGCGACTGGCCGCCCGGCTGCTGGACACGGTCGTCCTCGCGGGCGTCACCGCGGTGGCCGCCGTACCGCTGGGCACCAAGGCGCTCGACCACGTCAACGAGAAGATCGACGCGGCCAAGCTCTCCGGCGAGACCGTGACCGTCTGGCTGCTGGACGGCACGACGGCGGTGTACCTGGGCGTCATCCTGGCCGTCCTGCTCGTCTTCGGCGTGCTCTACGAGGCGCTGCCCACCGCCAGGTGGGGCCGCACCCTGGGCAAGAAGCTGCTGGGTCTGGAGGTGCGGGACATCCAGGGGCACGAACCCCCGTCGTTCGGTGGAGCCCTGCGCCGCTGGCTCGTGTACAGCGTGCCCGGTCTGCTCGTCGTCGGTGTCGTGGGGGTCGCGTGGTGCCTGTTCGACCGCCCGTGGCGCCAGTGCTGGCACGACAAGGCCGCGGGTACGTTCGTAGCGGGCTGA